The following is a genomic window from Thaumasiovibrio subtropicus.
CCATCAGCGTGTCACATCAGCGCATCGTTGCACTCAGCAGGGTGAGGTGAGAATAGCAAGCCAAGCAGAGAATCCACACTGGCGAGATCATCCCCATACATCATGGTTAGCATTGCAGGATGACTCCATTGAGAGTGTATTAGCGGCCTTAAGTCGAGCTGACCTTAATCAAGTTTTTGTTGAAGCTGGAGCAAGATTTGCTGGTGAGCTACTCGCGGCAAAAGCCGTGGACGAACTGATCCTCTATTTGGCGCCTAAACTGATGGGGGGTGACAGCCGAAGTTTGATAGGGGCGCTTAACCTCTCAGCAATGAGTGACGTGGTCGACCTTGAGATTAAAGACCTACGCATGGTCGGCAAGGATATTCGAATTATCGCCACCCCTGTTTATTCCGATTGATTCTGCGGTAAGATGCAGAGCCATTTATAGATAGCTAATGACTTTCGTGTTGGTACACGAGAGGACTAACGTCAGGATAAGTATGTTTACTGGAATAGTTGAAGCGGTAGGAACAATTACTGCCATTACCCCTAAAGGTGAAGATGTCTCGGTGACGGTGGAGTCTCATCATCTCGATATGTCTGACGTCAAGTTAGGCGATAGTATAGCGACGAATGGGGTGTGCTTGACTGTCGTGAGTCAAACCGCAACCAGTTACACGGCCGACTTATCGTTAGAGACGCTAAATCTTACTGCGTTTCGCCACTATAAAGTGGGTCAACAAGTCAACTTGGAAAAAGCCATGTTACCGACGACACGTTTTGGTGGTCATATGGTGTCGGGCCATGTGGATGGTATCGCGACGGTGCGTGAGCGCAATACGTTAGGTCGTGCGATTGAGTTTTGGATTGAAGCGCCAGCGGAGCTCAGTAAATACATTGCCCACAAAGGCTCGGTCGCGGTGGATGGTATCAGCTTGACCGTGAATGAAGTGAAAGGCGATCAGTTTAAGTTGACGATCGTACCGCACACGGCGTCAGAGACAACAATAGAATCTTTTGTTGCAGGCAGAGAGATCAACTTGGAAGTTGATGTGATTGCCCGCTATCTAGAGCGTTTAATGCTAGGCAGAGCAACTGAGAAGTCTGAATCGGATGTTTCCATGGACTTACTCGCTCGCAGTGGTTTTTTACGCTAATAATCAAATAACAGTTAATTGAGGTTGTTGCCATGGCTTTAAGCAGTGCTGCCGAAATCATTGAAGATATTCGTCAGGGAAAAATGGTTATTTTGATGGATGATGAAGATCGCGAGAATGAAGGCGATCTGATCATGGCATCAGAAAAGGTTACACCAGAAGCGATTAACTTTATGGCGCGTTATGGTCGTGGCTTGATTTGTCTCACACTGACGAAAGCGCGTTGTAAGCAGCTTAATTTGCCTCTGATGGTGCAAGACAACACAGAGCAGTACAGCACAAACTTTACCGTTTCGATTGAAGCGGCGAAAGGTGTGACAACGGGCATCTCTGCGGCAGATCGTGCCGTAACCGTTCAAGCGGCGGTAGCAAAAGAGGCGAGCCCAGCTGATATTGTGATGCCGGGGCACATTTTCCCGTTGGAAGCACAAGAAGGTGGTGTACTAACGCGTGCAGGTCATACCGAAGCCGGCTGTGATATCGCACGTCTTGCAGGGTGTGAACCATCCAGTGTGATCGTTGAGATTTTGAATGAAGATGGCACGATGGCGCGTCGACCAGACTTAGAAGTGTTTGCCAAAGAGCACGGCTTAAAGCTGGGTACGATTGCTGACTTGATTGAGTATCGTATTGCTAACGAAACCACGATCGAGCGCATTGGCGAGTGTAAGCTTCCGACGGAGTTTGGCGATTTTGATCTGATTACTTATCGTGACACCATTGATAATCAACTTCACTACGCGATGCGTAAAGGTGAGGTCAGCTCTGAAGGTGAAACATTGGTACGTGTTCATCTGCAAGATGTCTTCAAGGATCTGCTGCACTCAGAGCGAGGCAATGGTAGTCAATGGACGCTGCCAAAAGCGATGGCACGAATTGCTGAAGAGAATGGTGTTTTAGTGATTATCGGTCGCGAAGAGTCACAAGAGAACATCGTCAGTAAGATTCAGTGGTATGCCGATCAAGATAAGCAACAACCACAAATCAAGACCAATCCGAAAGATACTAGCCGCCAAGTGGGTGTCGGGTCTCAGATCCTGGCCGA
Proteins encoded in this region:
- a CDS encoding riboflavin synthase, whose translation is MFTGIVEAVGTITAITPKGEDVSVTVESHHLDMSDVKLGDSIATNGVCLTVVSQTATSYTADLSLETLNLTAFRHYKVGQQVNLEKAMLPTTRFGGHMVSGHVDGIATVRERNTLGRAIEFWIEAPAELSKYIAHKGSVAVDGISLTVNEVKGDQFKLTIVPHTASETTIESFVAGREINLEVDVIARYLERLMLGRATEKSESDVSMDLLARSGFLR
- the ribBA gene encoding bifunctional 3,4-dihydroxy-2-butanone-4-phosphate synthase/GTP cyclohydrolase II: MALSSAAEIIEDIRQGKMVILMDDEDRENEGDLIMASEKVTPEAINFMARYGRGLICLTLTKARCKQLNLPLMVQDNTEQYSTNFTVSIEAAKGVTTGISAADRAVTVQAAVAKEASPADIVMPGHIFPLEAQEGGVLTRAGHTEAGCDIARLAGCEPSSVIVEILNEDGTMARRPDLEVFAKEHGLKLGTIADLIEYRIANETTIERIGECKLPTEFGDFDLITYRDTIDNQLHYAMRKGEVSSEGETLVRVHLQDVFKDLLHSERGNGSQWTLPKAMARIAEENGVLVIIGREESQENIVSKIQWYADQDKQQPQIKTNPKDTSRQVGVGSQILADLGVTKMRLISSANQRYHSLSGFGLEIVEYICE